From the genome of Alicyclobacillus sp. SO9:
CCGAACCAATTTGTGTTGCGTCCTCTCCTATTCTAATTATCATGGGTATTCTGCTATGCTACCTAGTGTCAGGTTTTTGCTGAGGTTATTAAAATCTTGAACAAGAAAAGGGGCATGTTATGAGAGGCTTTTATGTTGGACGTGACCGGATGCTTACCTTCCCTCAGTGGGGAGGACGATTGTATGCACACGCTCACGATCAAGGACTCATTATGTCACAGCTTATGCAGGACGGAGTATTTGAAGTTGGACTTACAAACTTTTTGATTAAAAACCTGAAGCCTGGGAATACGTTCATTGACGCTGGAGCCAATATTGGTTATTTCACAGTACTGTCCGGTATACTAGTGGGAGAAAAGGGAAAAGTCATTGCGTTTGAACCAAGTGAAGAGAACTTACATGTTTTAAAAGATAATGTCGGCATGAATATGCTAAATCCTCGCACCGAGATACATAATAAGGCTATCTATTCTGAGAATACCACCCTAAAATTTTATGTTTCAGAAAAGTGGGCTGGAACCAATTCCATCAACCAGCACGATGAAGAATACTTCAAGTATTTCGCAAATGATACCATCACTGAAGTCGAAGTGCAATCAACTACTCTGGACGAAACCGTCAAAAGGATTGGAAAGGTAGATTTCATTAAAATAGACATTGAGGGAGCAGAATATCATGCGTTTTTAGGCATGATGGAATCCTTGATTGAGAGAAGAGTCAGCTCGATTATTTTCGAACTAAATCAGCGCATGCTCGGAGACTATTGGGATGAGTTGAAGGTTTTACTCAACGCCTTACAAGAGAAATACGGCTACACGTTCCATACGGTGGATGACGATGGCTTACTGAATCAGATTTCCCTTCCACAACTCTTTTCAAATGCGTTTATTGACGCTGTGATTATGACAGCGTAGTTAGCGTACCAAACCACAAGTCTTTGATGGGAATCCAGACCTGAGTCCACCTTGCTGCAACCCCGAGGGTACCCGTCTCCGGGGTTGCCTGAGAACAAATAAGCCGCGGCGGCTAGACTTCGCCGTCGCGGCTTATCGATATGACCTTAGTCGCTCGCGACCTTTGGTTTCGTTATCGCATGGGTTCTACCAACCGAGTCCAGCAGCAACAGCAACAACGGCACCTACGACAATACAGTAGTACGCAAACGGACGAAATGCGCGAATTTCGTGCGTGTTAAAGTAGCGCATCAGGAACCATGTGCTAAGAAATGCTACAAAACCTGCAAGCAGACCTCCAACGAGCCCGAAGTGAATCATTGCAGTGTTGTGGCTGTGCACCATTTTCGGTACCTCAACAACACCCGCGCCCAAGATGATTGGGGTTGCCAGCAGAAAGCTAAACCGTGCTGACGCCTCATAACTGAGTCCTGTCAGCATACCCGCACTCATAGTCACTCCGGACCGAGAGAAGCCGGGAATTAAAGCCAAAACTTGTACACACCCAATCAAAAAAGATTGAAAGTAAGTAACATCGGTGGTGTCCTTGCTGCGAGCGTGTTTTACCAGCCGGTCGACCAGAATCAGCACAAGCCCGTTTACAACGAGGAATATACCAGCGGACGCAGGGTCTGAGAACAACCTCCGAAAGAAATGTTCAAACAGTTTCCCAATAATGGCCGCGGGAATCGTTGCAACAACAATCAGGCCCAGCAAACG
Proteins encoded in this window:
- a CDS encoding FkbM family methyltransferase, giving the protein MRGFYVGRDRMLTFPQWGGRLYAHAHDQGLIMSQLMQDGVFEVGLTNFLIKNLKPGNTFIDAGANIGYFTVLSGILVGEKGKVIAFEPSEENLHVLKDNVGMNMLNPRTEIHNKAIYSENTTLKFYVSEKWAGTNSINQHDEEYFKYFANDTITEVEVQSTTLDETVKRIGKVDFIKIDIEGAEYHAFLGMMESLIERRVSSIIFELNQRMLGDYWDELKVLLNALQEKYGYTFHTVDDDGLLNQISLPQLFSNAFIDAVIMTA
- a CDS encoding undecaprenyl-diphosphate phosphatase, with protein sequence MTWMQVVIFALVQGITELFPVSSVAHGVILPFVLHWPQISGNNDFLPFIVMLHLGTAAALLIFFWRDWVDLLLSLFTSGRRQQRRLLGLIVVATIPAAIIGKLFEHFFRRLFSDPASAGIFLVVNGLVLILVDRLVKHARSKDTTDVTYFQSFLIGCVQVLALIPGFSRSGVTMSAGMLTGLSYEASARFSFLLATPIILGAGVVEVPKMVHSHNTAMIHFGLVGGLLAGFVAFLSTWFLMRYFNTHEIRAFRPFAYYCIVVGAVVAVAAGLGW